One Labrus mixtus chromosome 12, fLabMix1.1, whole genome shotgun sequence DNA segment encodes these proteins:
- the ddx1 gene encoding ATP-dependent RNA helicase DDX1, giving the protein MAAFSEMGVMPEIAQAVEEMDWLLPTDIQAESIPLILGGGDVLMAAETGSGKTGAFSIPVIQIVYETLKDQQEGKKGRASVKTGGAIFNNWQMNPYDRSTAFAIGPDGLCCQSREFKEWHGCRSTKGVTKGKYCYEVTCHDQGLCRIGWSTSQAALDLGTDKYGFGFGGTGKKSNNKQFDSYGEEFTMHDTIGCYLDLEKDQMSFSKNGNDLGVAFDIPQHVKNQPFFASCVLKNAELKFNFGGEAFKHPPKTGFVALDQAPEGHAVKSSQTGSAKVTQVKAASNAPKALIIEPSKELAEQTLNVVKQFRKFVDNPKLRDLLVIGGVAAKDQLAALEQGIDIVVGTPGRLDDLISTGKLSLSQIRFLVLDECDGLLSAGYTDFINRIHNQIPQVTSDGKRLQVIVCSATLHSFDVKKLSERIMHFPTWVDLKGEDSVPETVHHVVVPVNPKSDRLWERLGKNHIRTDEVHAKDNTRPGANSSEMWSEAIKLLKGEYIVRAIKEHKMDQAIVFCRTKIDCDNMEQYFIQQGGGPDSKDHQLSCVCLHGDRKPNERKTNLERFKRKEVRLLICTDVAARGIDIHGVPYVINVTLPDEKQNYVHRIGRVGRAERMGLAISLVAMEKEKVWYHVCPNRGRGCYNTRLKEDGGCTIWYNEKELLSDIEEHLKCTITQCEPDIKVPVDDFDGKVSYGQRKALGGGNYKGHVDVLAPTVKELASLEREAQSSFLHLGYMPNQLFRAF; this is encoded by the exons ATGGCAGCGTTTTCTG AAATGGGGGTTATGCCTGAAATTGCGCAGGCCGTGGAGGAGATGGACTGGCT GTTGCCAACAGACATCCAGGCAGAGTCTATTCCCCTTATTCTTGGTGGAGGAGATGTTCTCATG GCAGCAGAAACTGGCAGTGGCAAAACAGGA GCCTTCAGTATTCCAGTCATCCAGATTGTGTATGAGACCCTGAAGGACCAGCAGGAGGGCAAAAAGGGAAGAGCCTCCGTCAAGACTGGTGGAGCTA TTTTCAACAACTGGCAGATGAATCCTTATGATCGCAGCACAGCCTTTG CAATCGGTCCAGATGGCCTGTGCTGCCAGAGCAGAGAGTTTAAAGAGTGGCATGGCTGTCGATCTACAAAAGGTGTCACCAAAG GAAAGTACTGCTATGAGGTTACCTGCCATGACCAGGGACTGTGTCGCATTGGCTGGTCCACCAGTCAGGCAGCGCTGGACTTGG GAACTGATAAGTATGGATTCGGTTTTGGTGGGACtggaaaaaaatccaacaacaaGCAGTTTGACAGCTATGGAGAG GAGTTCACTATGCATGACACCATTGGATGCTACCTGGATCTCGAAAAGGACCAGATGTCCTTCTCTAAAAATG GTAATGACCTGGGTGTGGCGTTTGACATCCCTCAACATGTGAAGAATCAACCTTTCTTTGCTTCCTGTGTGCTGAAG AATGCAGAGCTGAAGTTTAACTTTGGAGGAGAAGCGTTTAAACATCCCCCAAAGACTGGATTTGTTGCTCTGGATCAGGCACCCGAGGGACACGCAGTTAAATCTTCTCAGACAG GCAGCGCCAAAGTGACTCAGGTGAAAGCTGCATCCAACGCACCCAAAGCTCTGATCATCGAGCCATCCAAAGAACTGGCTGAGCAAACCCTCAACGTTGTCAAGCAGTTCAGGAAATTTGTTGATAACCCCAAACTGAG GGACCTACTGGTGATTGGTGGTGTGGCTGCCAAAGATCAGTTGGCTGCTCTGGAGCAGGGG ATTGACATAGTTGTGGGAACACCCGGCAGACTGGACGATCTCATCTCCACTGGGAAACTAAGCCTGTCCCAAATCCGCTTTCTAGTCCTGGATGAGTGT GACGGCCTGCTGTCTGCAGGTTATACTGACTTCATAAACAGGATCCATAACCAAATCCCTCAAGTCACCTCTGACGGCAAAAGACTGCAG GTGATTGTTTGTTCTGCCACTCTGCATTCATTTGATGTGAAGAAGCTGTCCGAGCGAATCATGCACTTTCCCACTTGGGTGGACCTGAAGGGGGAGGACTCTGTCCCTGAAACAGTCCACCATGTGGTAGTGCCTGTTAATCCAAAAAGCGACCGCCTCTGGGAGCGATTGGGCAAGAACCACATCCGG ACTGATGAAGTCCATGCCAAAGATAACACCAGACCTGGAGCCAATTCTTCTG AGATGTGGTCAGAAGCCATCAAGCTGCTGAAGGGCGAGTACATAGTGAGGGCCATCAAAGAGCACAAGATGGACCAGGCCATCGTCTTCTGTCGCACCAAGATCGACTGTGACAACATGGAACAGTACTTCATTCAGCAAGGAGGAG GTCCAGACAGTAAAGACCACCAGTTGTCCTGTGTTTGTCTCCATGGTGATCGCAAGCCAAATGAGCGGAAGACTAACCTGGAGCGTTTCAAG AGGAAAGAAGTGAGGCTCCTGATCTGCACAGATGTAGCTGCCAGAGGAATTGATATCCACGGAGTTCCTTATG TCATCAACGTCACACTGCCTGATGAGAAGCAAAACTACGTCCATCGTATCGGAAGAGTTGGCAGAGCAGAGAG AATGGGACTGGCCATCTCCCTGGTTGCTATGGAGAAGGAGAAG GTTTGGTACCATGTTTGCCCAAACAGAGGCAGGGGCTGCTACAACACCCGGCTGAAGGAGGACGGCGGTTGCACCATCTGGTACAACGAAAAAGAG CTCTTATCAGATATTGAGGAGCATCTCAAGTGCACCATCACCCAGTGTGAACCCGACATCAAAGTACCTGTGGATGATTTCGACGGAAAGGTCTCTTATGGTCAGCGCAAAGCATTGGGAG GTGGTAACTACAAGGGGCATGTGGATGTTCTGGCCCCAACAGTCAAGGAGCTGGCGAGCCTCGAGAGAGAAGCCCAGAGTTCCTTCCTCCACCTGGGTTACATGCCAAACCAGCTTTTCAGagccttctaa